A portion of the Paenibacillus marchantiae genome contains these proteins:
- a CDS encoding DUF5682 family protein — translation MDRLRGKADLDVAQLKTLFESQVYNLNNGTLYFPIRHHSPACSYHLLRLIEEYKPGIILIEGPESGNPLLQVLADEATIPPVSLYYTYESEEERAACYYPMLRYSPEYVALKEAARLSIPATFIDLDYHHFSKPNKAEHRERSIQDETLLAGSEFIHRLCQKTNCRSFDELWENVFEIGGLEKSTQAFVQDVFTYCTLSRMCYSAERLHSTGDLVREAHMRSRIKQAGQEHERVLVITGGFHTYGLLIPENHGTDSEEMTLQKHTKAQNSVHQQMYPMVYTFAEADRLNGYASGMPYVNYYEQIWTQLLRQKSSVYNLTALDLLSRLTRKLREGHEHVSTSDAIEAYSMVQGLAGLRGKREGGVYELMDATLSSFVKGELTLASDKPLQELHRLLTGDVIGKVAPNPFSIPIVEDFKERCTESKLQIRTTGQHKKILDLYAKPDHRRQSQLFQCMVYLVPDFAKRQSGPDWIAQRDMNLVRETWVYTYSSRIEARLIENSLYGGTIREAATRKMEEEMQGIPDHHSGDLTKSMLLALLMGLQDTAMKLYEQVKSALRKDGNFLSLCGSLHILNRIQQHRRLLGLSEEQQLLNLVSEAYNNAVDKLMQLSRTNPDEHEAIVQGLKLLAMLAESSEEHFRDDPFRAHLDELLSDSQLPAQLEGVCIAISSGLGDRHREEIVDRARAYIRGSQEQTRQTALYLQGVFSVARDAFLYEDQLLSELNYMIEQLDYEEFIRMIPELRLAFTYFTPMETGLIADRVANLHQVENEEMSWPSVDERLLIQTKTWDEALRKEFDAWKLI, via the coding sequence ATGGATCGGTTAAGAGGAAAAGCGGATCTGGATGTTGCCCAGTTAAAGACGCTATTTGAGTCCCAGGTGTATAACCTGAACAACGGAACGCTTTATTTTCCCATACGCCATCATAGTCCAGCCTGTTCCTATCATTTGCTGCGATTGATTGAAGAATACAAGCCGGGCATCATTCTTATCGAAGGACCTGAGAGCGGCAATCCATTACTTCAAGTTCTGGCTGATGAGGCGACCATACCTCCTGTTAGTCTTTACTACACCTATGAGAGTGAAGAGGAGAGAGCGGCCTGTTATTATCCGATGCTTCGTTACTCTCCTGAATATGTAGCGCTCAAAGAAGCAGCTCGGCTGAGCATCCCTGCAACTTTTATTGACCTGGATTATCATCATTTCTCTAAGCCCAACAAGGCAGAACATCGGGAGAGGTCCATTCAAGACGAGACTTTGCTCGCAGGGTCTGAGTTTATCCACCGTTTATGTCAGAAAACAAACTGCCGAAGTTTCGATGAATTGTGGGAGAACGTATTTGAGATTGGTGGTCTGGAGAAGTCAACACAGGCATTTGTACAGGATGTATTCACGTACTGTACCTTATCCCGGATGTGTTATTCAGCGGAGCGCTTGCACAGTACAGGTGATTTGGTAAGAGAAGCTCATATGAGAAGTCGTATTAAACAGGCTGGGCAAGAGCATGAACGTGTGCTTGTTATCACTGGCGGATTTCATACGTATGGACTGCTGATACCCGAGAATCATGGGACGGACTCAGAAGAGATGACGTTGCAAAAGCATACGAAGGCTCAGAATTCGGTGCATCAGCAGATGTATCCCATGGTCTACACGTTTGCCGAAGCGGATCGGCTGAATGGGTATGCAAGCGGCATGCCTTACGTGAATTATTACGAACAGATCTGGACCCAGCTGCTCCGGCAAAAGAGCTCCGTGTATAATTTGACCGCTTTGGACTTGTTATCACGACTAACCCGCAAGCTGAGGGAAGGACATGAACATGTATCAACCAGCGATGCTATTGAGGCGTACAGTATGGTTCAGGGACTCGCAGGACTGAGAGGAAAAAGGGAAGGCGGAGTCTATGAGCTGATGGATGCAACACTTTCTTCCTTTGTTAAGGGTGAACTTACGTTAGCTTCAGACAAACCTCTGCAAGAACTACACAGATTGCTAACCGGAGATGTCATCGGAAAAGTAGCTCCCAACCCATTCAGTATTCCGATCGTTGAGGATTTCAAAGAACGTTGTACAGAATCAAAACTTCAAATTCGCACTACTGGCCAACATAAGAAAATACTTGATTTATATGCCAAACCAGATCATCGTCGGCAAAGTCAATTGTTTCAATGTATGGTCTATCTCGTTCCGGATTTCGCGAAGCGACAATCGGGCCCGGATTGGATTGCACAGCGCGACATGAACCTTGTTCGGGAGACGTGGGTATATACCTATTCATCCAGAATTGAGGCTCGATTAATCGAAAACTCGCTCTATGGAGGCACAATTCGGGAAGCCGCTACGCGCAAGATGGAAGAGGAAATGCAGGGAATACCGGATCATCACAGCGGTGACCTCACCAAATCCATGCTTCTGGCTCTGCTCATGGGCCTGCAGGATACCGCAATGAAGCTGTATGAACAAGTGAAGTCAGCGCTCCGAAAGGATGGGAATTTCTTGTCGTTGTGCGGAAGTCTGCATATTTTGAATCGAATTCAGCAGCATCGCAGACTTCTTGGGTTGTCTGAGGAACAGCAGCTTCTCAACCTCGTGTCCGAAGCCTATAACAATGCCGTGGACAAACTGATGCAGCTCTCAAGAACGAATCCGGATGAACATGAAGCGATTGTCCAGGGACTGAAGCTGCTTGCCATGCTGGCAGAATCGTCCGAAGAGCATTTTCGGGATGACCCATTCAGAGCACACCTGGATGAACTTCTGTCAGACAGCCAGCTTCCGGCACAGCTGGAGGGGGTGTGTATTGCCATATCTTCAGGACTTGGCGACAGGCATAGAGAAGAGATCGTGGATCGAGCACGTGCATATATCCGGGGATCGCAGGAACAGACTCGCCAGACTGCACTTTATCTACAGGGCGTGTTCTCTGTAGCACGGGACGCTTTTTTGTATGAAGATCAGCTTTTATCGGAGTTGAACTATATGATTGAGCAGCTTGATTATGAAGAGTTTATTCGCATGATCCCTGAACTTCGTTTGGCGTTTACATACTTTACTCCCATGGAGACAGGCCTGATTGCGGATCGGGTTGCGAACTTGCATCAGGTAGAGAACGAAGAGATGTCATGGCCTTCCGTTGACGAGCGATTGCTGATCCAGACGAAAACATGGGATGAAGCCCTTCGGAAGGAGTTTGACGCATGGAAGCTGATCTGA
- a CDS encoding VWA domain-containing protein encodes MVKDNAELNRAETLNRWRLILGESAEEGLSNAEDYSPDDFKYTEVDEILGYLYNREYGEEQGYRKGGGRGPSDLTVPKWLHKVRELFPKSTVEILEKQALDRYGLTELLTDKKLLESLEPNMNLLKNIMQFKGRMKGDVLKSAKEIVRVVVEDLRRKLESQTRASIMGKRSRYASSSVRSLRNLNFKQTITKNLKNYDKNNRRFVIDRLYFDGNIQSHNKWDIIIGVDESGSMLDSVIYSSVMASIFYRLNALRTKLFIFDTQVVDLSDRLEDPVDVLMNVQLGGGTHITKALRYGETLIENPGKTIYILVSDLEEGYPIQHMYKACKDILDTGCKLLVLTALDFNGDTVYNKHAAQTLSNMGAHVAAITPNELADWIGEIIT; translated from the coding sequence ATGGTGAAAGACAATGCAGAGCTGAATCGGGCGGAAACCTTAAACCGTTGGCGCCTTATTCTAGGTGAATCTGCCGAAGAAGGACTGTCGAATGCAGAAGACTACTCCCCTGATGATTTTAAATATACCGAAGTCGATGAGATTCTCGGATATCTGTATAATCGCGAATACGGTGAAGAGCAGGGTTACAGAAAAGGGGGAGGAAGGGGCCCCTCGGATCTTACCGTCCCCAAATGGTTGCATAAGGTCAGGGAACTGTTCCCGAAATCAACGGTAGAAATTCTGGAGAAACAGGCGCTTGACCGTTATGGCCTAACGGAATTGTTAACGGACAAAAAGCTGCTCGAATCCCTCGAACCCAATATGAACCTACTCAAGAACATTATGCAATTTAAAGGACGAATGAAAGGCGACGTATTAAAGAGCGCCAAGGAAATCGTACGAGTCGTGGTTGAAGATCTGCGACGCAAACTGGAATCTCAGACCAGAGCAAGCATTATGGGGAAACGCAGCCGTTATGCATCCAGTTCGGTGCGTTCCTTGCGCAATTTGAATTTCAAGCAGACGATTACCAAGAACTTGAAGAACTATGATAAAAACAATCGAAGATTTGTAATTGATCGTCTATATTTTGACGGGAATATCCAGTCTCACAACAAGTGGGACATCATCATTGGTGTGGATGAGAGCGGAAGCATGTTGGATTCAGTGATATACAGTTCGGTGATGGCCAGCATTTTCTATCGCCTGAATGCACTGCGAACGAAATTGTTCATTTTTGACACACAGGTTGTCGATTTGAGTGACAGGCTGGAAGATCCGGTAGATGTGCTTATGAATGTGCAGCTTGGCGGGGGAACGCATATTACCAAGGCACTCCGTTATGGTGAAACGTTAATCGAAAATCCTGGGAAAACGATATACATTCTCGTTAGTGATTTAGAGGAAGGTTACCCGATCCAGCACATGTATAAAGCATGTAAGGATATTCTGGATACGGGCTGCAAATTGCTTGTGCTGACCGCACTCGATTTTAACGGAGATACCGTGTACAACAAACATGCTGCGCAGACGTTATCCAATATGGGTGCACATGTAGCTGCGATTACGCCCAATGAATTGGCAGACTGGATTGGCGAAATTATTACTTAA